TCGCCCATCCTGAGAATCTCGGTCTTGGCTTCCTGCATCGCCGGCTTGAAGGCCAGCTTGCCGTTGAGATCTTGATAGCCGAGGGACTCGATGTTGTGAGCGAAATGGCTTGAGATTGGATGTGCCATGTTCAAGGGCCAACTGCGACGCTCAGCCTAGCACATTATCTTTTCACCAGACACTGATGGACTTGTTCCTCTCCTATCACGAGGCTATCGACGGCTACCGGCGAGAGGTGCTATTACAAGCTCTCACCCAGACCAAAGGAAACCGCGCCGCCGCGGCCAGACTTCTGGGTCTTGAGAGAAGCTATTTCTTGAGGCTGATGAAATCCTTCCGTATCAGTTGAGACATCTTTGGACCGTAGGTAGAGACAACAACATGAAAAGACTTTTCTCGCTTTTTCTTCTGCCGGTCGCACTGGTCGGACCGATGGGCAGCGCGCGCGCGCAAGCGCCCATTGAGGACGAGTTGGTGCTTCAGACGCCGGTTTCCCAGTTCATCGTGGATGCGATGCTCAAAGAATTCGGTCGATACGCCAGGGAAAAGTGGAACGTGAACCTCAAGACCAGCGCCCTGCGGGCGGGCACTCCGGTGTCGTATGACAGAATCGTCAAGTGGAACGGAAAGCCCGAAGCCGACATCTTTTGGGGCGGCGAGCCGGTGCTCTTCGACAAGTTAGCCGCGCAGAAGCTGCTCGTCAGGCTGGACGTGTCGAACGATGTGTGGGCGTCGATTCCAGCTTCGATTGCCAAGCCGAGGACGATTCCGTTGAAAGAACCGACCTACTTCTGGGTGGGAACAGGCCTGCAGGTCTACGGCTTAGTCTATCACCCCAGGCTCCTGAAGCGTCTTGGCGTGCCCGATCTCAAAGATTGGGAAGACGTCCTGAACCCGAAGCTCAAGGGGAATGTCGCCCAGTGCGCGCCGACCCGCTCGTCGTCGAGCCATGCGACCTACGAAATCATCCTTCAGAGCAAGGGGGATGCCGAGGGGTGGAAGTGGCTCAAGGGGCTCGCGGCCAACACCGGGATTTTTACACCCGGGAGCCGTGACGTTCCTTCGGTGGTCGCCAAGGGCGAGTTCGCCGCCGGCTTTGCGGTTCCTTCCTATTTCGCTTTCGAGGAGAAGCTGGCCGGGTTCGACATCAGGTTCGTGGCCCCTAAGAATGCTTTTGTGACTCCGGAACCCGTAGCCATTCTAGCCGGCGCTAGGCACCCCAAGGCGGCCCGCGAGTTCACGAAGTTTCTTCTATCCGAGCGAGGCCAGCGTGTGTTCATGGAGCGCGGCCTGTTTCCTGTTACACCCAAATACAAAGTCCATGGGCAGCCGGGATCTACGGCGGAGCTCGCCGCGGAGCTCACCGGCGGCGTCCGTTCTTTCTTTGACGCGCCGGTTTCCAACATCTACGACGAAGCCGTCGCCGCGAAGCGTTACAAAGAGGTCAACGAGAAGTTCGAGAAAGAGATCGAAGCCGTCTGGAAGGATTTGAAGAAGAGATAGTTTCGGATTCAGGGAAGCTCGCCTCCGGAAGTATTGGAACGCAACCCAGAGAGAAAGCCATGGCAGAACGCGGGCAGAAGCTTGGCGTAGAAAATGCCGTTCCAATTGCAGGCAAGAAAAAACGCGGGCGCCTTCTCCGTCAGTATTTTCTCATCTCGGTCATCTTGATCGGCTCCGGGCTGATCACGAGTGGCGTTTGGGAGATCTACTTCCGCTATCGCGAGATCCGGGAGCACATCGCTCTTCTCCAGCAGGAAGTGGCCGCCAAGGCGGCCTTCAAGATCGGAGAGTTTATTCAAGAGATCCACCGCATGTTGAACGCGGCTGCCAGGAGCCCGGAGGTCGGTCCCGAAGGGCTCTCGCCGCGATACCAGTTTGAATTGCAGAGGCTCCTCCTCACAACCCCGGCGATCGCCGAGGCGGTGGCGCTCGATGCTCAAGGGATGGTCCATGGGCAGGCATCGCGTTTACGGCCCGTCCTGCCGGAAGACAAAACGGATTTTTCGGCTTCAGCGGCATTCCAGCAGGCTAGGCGGGGTCAATCTTATTTTGGCCCGGTCTATTTCGCTAGGGAATCCGAACCGTATATGACCATCGCCGTTCCCATCGAGCACCTCGCCGGCGAGGTCGTCGGTGTGCTCGAAGCCGAATTG
This DNA window, taken from Candidatus Binatia bacterium, encodes the following:
- a CDS encoding extracellular solute-binding protein, whose product is MKRLFSLFLLPVALVGPMGSARAQAPIEDELVLQTPVSQFIVDAMLKEFGRYAREKWNVNLKTSALRAGTPVSYDRIVKWNGKPEADIFWGGEPVLFDKLAAQKLLVRLDVSNDVWASIPASIAKPRTIPLKEPTYFWVGTGLQVYGLVYHPRLLKRLGVPDLKDWEDVLNPKLKGNVAQCAPTRSSSSHATYEIILQSKGDAEGWKWLKGLAANTGIFTPGSRDVPSVVAKGEFAAGFAVPSYFAFEEKLAGFDIRFVAPKNAFVTPEPVAILAGARHPKAAREFTKFLLSERGQRVFMERGLFPVTPKYKVHGQPGSTAELAAELTGGVRSFFDAPVSNIYDEAVAAKRYKEVNEKFEKEIEAVWKDLKKR